Below is a genomic region from Spirosoma radiotolerans.
GTGGTTGACTAGTTTATGCGACTACTTCTTCCTGTACCTCTTGCTCCTTATCGGCTAGTTTCTGCGCTTTCTCTTTCGTTGTCTGATAAGCCTCAACGACGCTGCTTACGGCTGTATTCAGTACTGAAGACAGGGTGTCTGATAAGGAGTCACCTATTGATTTAGCTTTGTAACGGTAGCGTGCTCTCTGAAAGTCGCTGGTGTTTTTATAACCAATTGTCAGGGCGATTCCGGCAATAACGGCGATGCCAAAGCCAATACCCCAAGCCAGGGATATGGACGCTTCTTTTTCTTCCGGATCGGGTTTCTGCGACATCTTATCGCGCATCAGCGCGGCCAGCGTTTCCTGTGGAGCCACATAGGCCATAACTTCATACGATTTATTTTTGAAGCCGCCAGGCACTATCTTAGGCTTACCGGCCATGAGCGCATCGTAACCTGCCTTAGCCACCATAACAGGGTCCTGCAGTTCGTCGGTTACTTTCGTGTTTTCAGCATCGGCTTTGTTGAAAAAATCCGTATCTGTCGCATTCGGCAGGAGAGCCGTAATGGTCACATTGGTATCTTTCAACTCGTTCACCAGCGACTGTGTAAAGTTGTAAACGTAAGCTTTTGTACCTGCATAAACAGCCATTAGGGGTGTTGGCGTGATGGATAGGAGCGAGGCCAGATTCAGGATTTTTCCTTCATTACGCGCCAGCATGTCATACAGGAACAGCTTGGTCATTTGGGTTAATGACAGCACGTTGAGGTGAATCATCGACTTTTCACGCTCCCAGTCCGTGTCGGTAGCGAACAGCCCATAGAGGCCAACGCCCGCATCATTGACCAGCACATTGACAATGATGCCTTTTGCTTTTATCTGATCATATACATCCTGAGCGGCATCTTCCTGGGCCAGGTCTTTGTGAATGACCGTAATTTGCTGGGTGCCGTAATTACTTTTAAAGACTTCGCCCAACCGATCCAGTTTGTCGTCACTACGGCCTACTAAAACTAAGTTATAGCCATCCTGTGCAAAGAGTTTGGCCAGTTCCTGACCGATTCCGCTGGAAGCCCCAGTTATAAGAGCAGTTTTTCCTGTTTCTGGATTCATACGTGTAATTAGTTAGTGGAGTATACACACCCTTATGGAACTGCAACCATCGAAAGTTGTTTCGATGATCGACCGTTTGTAAGCAGCCTAGAGTCTAAATTTTTAACACAAAATGGCTTTATCGTGCGTTCATAAGTCACAAAATAAAGTGTTATGAAAACAGTCGTTGCTCTTCTGCTTGTGCTGATTAGTGTAGTCGCTGGCTGCTCCAGTTACCGGATCGTCAAAAATGAACAGGATGGCTCGGCCAACTGGTCGACCTACCGAACATTTGCGTTTATTGATACCAGCCGAATTGACCCTAGCCCCGGTACAACTTATCAGGCAATGATGGAACAGGTAAAGCGAGCCGTCGCGGTGGAACTGGTTAATCGTGGGTATCAGCAAGTGACTGGAGACCCCATAGCAGGCCAGCCCGATTTGCTGGTGAATATTGGCACGGTGGTCAACGAAAAAACGCAGACGCGCCCAACCACAATCTATGAAGCCCCACGCTATATCGGGCAGCGTCGGTATCACTGGCAAAGTCAGGAAGTGCCGGTTGGCACGTATCGGGAAGGTACGCTCAGTTTACACATCGTCGATTCCCGCCGGGAAAACCTGCTTTGGGATGCTGCGGTATCGAGTATACTGAGTAAGAAAGGCGTGACGCCCGAGCAAATAAACGAAGCGGTTGCTAAGGTGTTCAGCAAGTTTCCCGGAAAGGCATCTTAGCCAAAACGGCTCCTCCGTTGCCAGAGAAGCCGTTGCTGTTCATCAGTTCGTTTATCGTTTATTTCGAGACAACCTTCAGCATAATCTTGCGCATGGTTGGTTTGGGGACGCCCGATGTATCATTTTTAGCAACGCCTGTTCCCCGTCCAATGGCGTCGATCCGCTGGAAGTTAATGCCGGAGGTTACCAACTGCTGTTTGATTACATTGACCCGTTTGAAGGACAGGCTTTTATTGGTGAAATCGCCCTGTGCATCGTTGGCGTAACCAACTAGCAATACCTGTAATTGAGGGTAAGTTTTCAGCAGGGTCGCCAGTTCCGTGACGGTCGCCTGTGAGCCGGGTGTCAGAGACAACGACCCTGGCTGAAAAGCGATGCCCGTTAAGGGAAATACACGCCCCTTGGGTAGTGCCGCATTGCCCAGATAAGGTGTCATTTGCTGAGCTAAACTGCCTGTACCAGTAGCCGAAGCGAGGCCCGTAGCGCTGGTTGCGGGCGCTAAGGAAGCAGAAGCGGCTGACGTTGATTTCGGCGCTGTTTTAGCGACGGGTTCCTTTGGCACCGCAAGCGACCGGGTGACGGTATCAGCCTGAATGGTATCGCTTGACACGGATGCAACGTCGGTCGTGTCCTGTCCGTCGTTCGAATATTTCTGGGTATTTTGATAAAGATAATACCCTCCAAAAGCAAGCGCAACGGCGATGAGTGCCCCAACACCCCATTTAGTCAACGCCCCATTATCGTTATCTGAGTCGTCCGTAAGGTCGTAACTAATCGCCGGCCGTGTGGCAGTGGAAACGGTCCGGCCGGACGCTTCGACGGTTGTGCGTCGGGCGGGTGTGGCCAGTCCGGCTACCACCTGCTGAAGGCCAACTTTCTCAACCAGCCGGGGCATGAATTCTTCGGGAACATTATTGACCAGTGTTTCCCGTTCGGCGAAAAGGGCGGAGGCTAAGCCATCGGCATCCAGTTTTTGATCTTTTACCTGTTTGCCAAGTACATGAAGAACAAGGGTGGTTGTTAGGCCCAGCAACGAGATAGCGGATGAATTACGGATACCGGCATAGCTCGAAATCATGCTGCCAATCGAGCTTTTCATGGCGGGCAGCAAATGACTGATTACCTCATTGCCCTGCGTAATAAGTGTATTTGTATAAGCGGGGTCGCGGAGAACCGTAACCAGATTATCAAGGGGACCGCCGTCATAACGGCCTTTCTGGATGTGGTTATATAGCTGATTGACGCCAATTTCACTCGTTGTGCGTTTCATCAGCCCGCCCATAATGGTATACACAAGGCCATCAACGGCTTTGCTGGTTTTTTCGATGGGTTCGTCGATGTAATCGGCAATACGCGACAAAACCTCCGGATTGAAAACAGTAGTTAGATTGGCAAATAAATTCATAGAATAACGACTCGATCAGGCAAAATGGTGCTGTCTACTACCTCATACCCTAAAACGACGCTGAGCACCTTAGTATATTGACCCCGGGCTTAAAATTAGGTAAGGTTTGGCAAAGGTTACACATAGGGCGTTAATAAATTCCTTTTGTTAACGTTTGGGCAGTCGTTCGATAACTTCCTGATATTCCGTTTCAACGGCCCGGAGCCGATCCTGACAAAAAGTAATCAGTTCAGTCGCTAACCGAATCTTGCCGGGTAGCTCATCGAGTGGCACTTCCTCGTTTTCAATTTCATAAACCAGCGTGCTGAGCTGGTCGTATGCTTCCTGGTAAGTCATTCGTTTTTGTCAGATAAAATATGATGGGCAGTCTGCTCTGGCGAGGCTGCCGTTTAGGACCTATAAAGGCCTATGGCGCTTTTATAAACCAATGACTTTCGTTGTAATGGTGCCATCACGCATTTGTACCTCTAGTGTTTCGCCCGGTTGAATATCGGCGGTTTGAGTTAAAATCCGCCCGTCACGAAGCAACAATGCATAGCCACGACGAAGCACATTCGATGGGTCAAGGTGCCGTAAGGTAACTGCTTTCTCAGTAAGGTTCGTGTGGCATTCGCGGAAGTAAGCCTGCGAAACAAACCGAAGTCGCTCCGTTTCACGGTCCAGATCTTCACGGGCTGTTTGCAGCATATCGCGGGCAATTACGCGTAACCGGTCGCGCAACTGAAGGCAGGTTTCTTCAAACTGGCGGTTATGTTCGATCAAAAAACCAGCCGCTTTAGTAGGCGTTTTTACACTCTGGTGGCAAAGCAAATCGGTGATGCTTACGTTGCGTTCGTGGCCAATCCCTGCCAGAATCGGAATCGTAAAGCCGGCCACTGTCTGCCCCATTAAATACGTATCAAACGAGCCAAAATCCAGTTGCGAGCCACCCCCGCGCACAATCACAACGGCGTCATAGGGTATACCACTGGTATCGATGCGAGCCAACTGGCCACAAATGGCCCGTTCGGCTCCTTGCCCCTGCACCTGCGTCAGGTATTCGTCAACGACAAAGTCATAACCAAATGGATTTTGAGCAAGCTCATGGCGGAAGTCGCGCCAGCCATCCGAGTTAGGCGCCGTAATGAGCGCCACGCGCTGGATAACGGCCGGACGGGGCAGGAGCTGATTGGCGGTTATGTATTGACCGGCTTCGAGCCAAACCAGATCGGGGTGGTTCCTGACGAGCGTATCAAGTACAGCTT
It encodes:
- a CDS encoding SDR family NAD(P)-dependent oxidoreductase, whose translation is MNPETGKTALITGASSGIGQELAKLFAQDGYNLVLVGRSDDKLDRLGEVFKSNYGTQQITVIHKDLAQEDAAQDVYDQIKAKGIIVNVLVNDAGVGLYGLFATDTDWEREKSMIHLNVLSLTQMTKLFLYDMLARNEGKILNLASLLSITPTPLMAVYAGTKAYVYNFTQSLVNELKDTNVTITALLPNATDTDFFNKADAENTKVTDELQDPVMVAKAGYDALMAGKPKIVPGGFKNKSYEVMAYVAPQETLAALMRDKMSQKPDPEEKEASISLAWGIGFGIAVIAGIALTIGYKNTSDFQRARYRYKAKSIGDSLSDTLSSVLNTAVSSVVEAYQTTKEKAQKLADKEQEVQEEVVA
- a CDS encoding exodeoxyribonuclease VII large subunit, giving the protein MSPIRLSDLAFTLEAVVDEAFGQKAVWVVAETSDIKNYPDRGYCFLTLVERDAAGGSGRETLAKLEACIWRKNYHAIGDFERATGVAFARNIQLLLLVSVGFSPVYGLRLEILKIDPSYTLGNLERERQAVLDTLVRNHPDLVWLEAGQYITANQLLPRPAVIQRVALITAPNSDGWRDFRHELAQNPFGYDFVVDEYLTQVQGQGAERAICGQLARIDTSGIPYDAVVIVRGGGSQLDFGSFDTYLMGQTVAGFTIPILAGIGHERNVSITDLLCHQSVKTPTKAAGFLIEHNRQFEETCLQLRDRLRVIARDMLQTAREDLDRETERLRFVSQAYFRECHTNLTEKAVTLRHLDPSNVLRRGYALLLRDGRILTQTADIQPGETLEVQMRDGTITTKVIGL
- a CDS encoding DUF4136 domain-containing protein, with the translated sequence MKTVVALLLVLISVVAGCSSYRIVKNEQDGSANWSTYRTFAFIDTSRIDPSPGTTYQAMMEQVKRAVAVELVNRGYQQVTGDPIAGQPDLLVNIGTVVNEKTQTRPTTIYEAPRYIGQRRYHWQSQEVPVGTYREGTLSLHIVDSRRENLLWDAAVSSILSKKGVTPEQINEAVAKVFSKFPGKAS
- the xseB gene encoding exodeoxyribonuclease VII small subunit, translated to MTYQEAYDQLSTLVYEIENEEVPLDELPGKIRLATELITFCQDRLRAVETEYQEVIERLPKR
- a CDS encoding DUF937 domain-containing protein, producing the protein MNLFANLTTVFNPEVLSRIADYIDEPIEKTSKAVDGLVYTIMGGLMKRTTSEIGVNQLYNHIQKGRYDGGPLDNLVTVLRDPAYTNTLITQGNEVISHLLPAMKSSIGSMISSYAGIRNSSAISLLGLTTTLVLHVLGKQVKDQKLDADGLASALFAERETLVNNVPEEFMPRLVEKVGLQQVVAGLATPARRTTVEASGRTVSTATRPAISYDLTDDSDNDNGALTKWGVGALIAVALAFGGYYLYQNTQKYSNDGQDTTDVASVSSDTIQADTVTRSLAVPKEPVAKTAPKSTSAASASLAPATSATGLASATGTGSLAQQMTPYLGNAALPKGRVFPLTGIAFQPGSLSLTPGSQATVTELATLLKTYPQLQVLLVGYANDAQGDFTNKSLSFKRVNVIKQQLVTSGINFQRIDAIGRGTGVAKNDTSGVPKPTMRKIMLKVVSK